GGGATAAGTCCGACGAACCAGAGCGTTCGCCGTTTGATGGACCATCAAAGGCGGCAGTGCCGGCCGATGGATGGCGCCAGAAGCTGCTGGAGCTCGGCCCAGAAGGATTCGCCAAGGCGCTGCGCGATTCCAAGGCCGTGGGCATCACCGACACCACCTTCCGCGACGCGCACCAGTCCTTGCTGGCCACCCGCGTTCGCACCCGCGACCTGCTGGCTGCCGCTCCGGCGTATGCACACAGCGTGCCGCAGCTGTTCTCCATGGAGGTCTGGGGCGGAGCGACCTACGACGTAGCCCTGCGATTCCTCGGCGAAGACCCATGGAAGCGCTTGGAGCTGTTGCGTGCCGAACTTCCGAACATCCCGCTGCAGATGCTGTTGCGCGGCCGTAACACGGTGGGCTACACCCCGTACCCGACGGAAGTCACCGACGCGTTTGTGAAGGAAGCAGCCGCAGCCGGGATCGACATCTTCCGTATTTTTGATGCCCTGAACGACGTGTCGCAGATGGCTCCGGCGATCAAGGCCGTGCGTGAAACCGGTACCGCGGTGGCTGAAGTAGCACTGTGCTACACCGGCAACCTGCTGGATGCCAACGAGAAGCTGTACACGCTGGATTACTACCTGAATCTTGCGCAGCAGATCGTTGATGCCGGTGCACACATCATCGCGATCAAGGACATGGCTGGACTGCTGCGCCCTGCGGCTGCCACCAAGCTGGTCACCGCGCTGCGTGAACGCTTCGATCTGCCGGTACACCTGCACACCCACGACACCTCCGGCGGTCAGCTCGCTACCCTGATGGCAGCCATCGATGCTGGTGTCGACGCCGTGGATGTCGCCAGTGCAGCCATGGCTGGTACCACCTCCCAGCCTTCTGCCTCGGCACTGATCGCAGCGCTGGAATTCACCGACCGTGATCCGGGATTGTCGTTGGAGGCCGTGGCTTCGCTGGAGCCGTACTGGGAGGCAGTGCGCGCACTGTACAAGCCATTCGAATCGGGACTGCCAGCGCCAACTGGTCGTGTATATCAGCACGAAATCCCGGGCGGGCAGCTCTCCAACCTGCGTCAGCAGGCCGTCGCGCTGGGCCTTGGCGAACGCTTCGAAGCTATCGAGTCGATGTACGCTTCGGTCAACGCGATGCTCGGCAACGTGGTCAAGGTGACTCCTTCTTCCAAGGTTGTGGGCGACTTGGCCTTGCAATTGGTAGGTTCGGGTGTGGCAGCAGCCGACTTTGAGGCAAATCCGCAGAACTACGACATCCCGGACTCGGTCATTCAGTTCCTCTCCGGTGAACTGGGCAACCCTCCAGGTGGATGGCCAGAACCATTCCGTACCAAGGCGCTTCAGGGTCGTAACGTCAAGCCCCGTATTGAGGACCTCTCGGCTGAAGACTCCAAGGCGCTGAATTCGGATTCGGCAACGATCCGCGCTACCTTGAACCGATTGCTCTTTGCCGGGCCTACGCGTGACTTTGAAAAGTCGGTGGAGAACTTCGGTGATCTCTCGGTCCTGCACACCCGTGACTACCTCTACGGCCTGACCCCAGGCTTCGAGCATGTCATCTCGCTGGGCACCGGTGTGCGTCTGCTTGTCAAGCTGGTTTCGGTCTCCGATGCCGACGAAAAGGGTCTGCGCACCGTGGTGGTCACCCTCAACGGCCAATCACGCCAGATCAAGGTCCGCGATGAATCGGTGGAATCCACCGTCAAGTCGGCACCTAAGGCTGATCCGAACAATGCCGGTCACGTCGCAGCACCGTTCGCGGGAGCCGTGACCGTCAATGTGAAGGTCGGCGACCTAGTCGAGGCTGGACAGTCGGTGGCAACCATCGAGGCGATGAAGATGGAGGCAGGTATTACTGCCAACGCCTCCGGTGTCGTCACGCAGATCACCTTCGAAGGAACCAGCCAGGTCCAGGGTGGGGATCTGCTCCTGGTGATCGAACCAAAGTAGCAGTCGCCGCA
The nucleotide sequence above comes from Glutamicibacter sp. B1. Encoded proteins:
- a CDS encoding pyruvate carboxylase, with translation MFEKILVANRGEIAIRAFRAGYELGAKTVAVYPHEDRNSIHRQKADEAYQIGEEGHPVRAYLDIDEIIRVAKEAGADAIYPGYGFMSENPDLARAAAAEGIKFIGPKADVLELAGNKVAALKTAREAGIPVLESSEPSDDVDFLIAEADRIGFPIFVKAVAGGGGRGMRRVDKREDLPELMGAAMREAGTAFGDPTVFLEQAVLRPRHIEVQILADEHGNIVHLHERDCSLQRRHQKVVEIAPAPNLDESIRQALFRDAVKFAQTLGYQNAGTVEFLVDTVGDRAGQHVFIEMNPRIQVEHTVTEEVTDIDLVQAQMRIAAGESLTDLGISQDSVQVRGWALQSRITTEDPANGFRPDVGTITVYRSAGGSGVRLDGGTIYTGAEVSPHFDSMLVKLTCRGRDYKTAVARARRALAEFRIRGVATNIPFIQNVLGDPQFLVGDVATDFIDSRPDLLTGNESQDRGTKALNYLAHVTVNHPNGERVEGIDPRKKLPAFPGDKSDEPERSPFDGPSKAAVPADGWRQKLLELGPEGFAKALRDSKAVGITDTTFRDAHQSLLATRVRTRDLLAAAPAYAHSVPQLFSMEVWGGATYDVALRFLGEDPWKRLELLRAELPNIPLQMLLRGRNTVGYTPYPTEVTDAFVKEAAAAGIDIFRIFDALNDVSQMAPAIKAVRETGTAVAEVALCYTGNLLDANEKLYTLDYYLNLAQQIVDAGAHIIAIKDMAGLLRPAAATKLVTALRERFDLPVHLHTHDTSGGQLATLMAAIDAGVDAVDVASAAMAGTTSQPSASALIAALEFTDRDPGLSLEAVASLEPYWEAVRALYKPFESGLPAPTGRVYQHEIPGGQLSNLRQQAVALGLGERFEAIESMYASVNAMLGNVVKVTPSSKVVGDLALQLVGSGVAAADFEANPQNYDIPDSVIQFLSGELGNPPGGWPEPFRTKALQGRNVKPRIEDLSAEDSKALNSDSATIRATLNRLLFAGPTRDFEKSVENFGDLSVLHTRDYLYGLTPGFEHVISLGTGVRLLVKLVSVSDADEKGLRTVVVTLNGQSRQIKVRDESVESTVKSAPKADPNNAGHVAAPFAGAVTVNVKVGDLVEAGQSVATIEAMKMEAGITANASGVVTQITFEGTSQVQGGDLLLVIEPK